In Patescibacteria group bacterium, the following proteins share a genomic window:
- the rpsH gene encoding 30S ribosomal protein S8, translating into MTDPIADMLTRVRNALAVRKEEVVLPMSKMKYQIAKILEENGLVEKVSEAEGQGKKEKTKFKEIKIVLKYDRAGHPAISSIKRISKPGLRVYVKKSELPRVLNNLGIAIISTPKGLMTNREAKKKGLGGEVICEVY; encoded by the coding sequence ATGACAGACCCAATCGCCGACATGCTTACAAGAGTTAGGAACGCGCTAGCCGTCCGGAAGGAAGAGGTGGTTTTGCCTATGAGTAAAATGAAATATCAGATCGCGAAAATTCTTGAAGAGAACGGCCTTGTAGAAAAGGTCTCGGAAGCCGAAGGCCAGGGAAAGAAAGAGAAGACTAAATTCAAGGAAATAAAAATAGTTTTAAAATACGACCGGGCCGGCCATCCGGCCATCTCCTCAATAAAGAGGATTTCCAAGCCAGGGCTTCGGGTTTACGTAAAGAAAAGCGAGTTGCCGAGAGTTTTAAATAATTTGGGAATCGCGATTATTTCCACGCCGAAAGGGTTAATGACCAACCGGGAAGCCAAGAAAAAAGGTTTAGGGGGAGAAGTTATTTGCGAGGTGTATTAG
- a CDS encoding uL15 family ribosomal protein → MALSLNTIYRSRGVKKAKRVGRGNSSGHGTYSTRGLKGQKSRSGASGLKRLGLKRMLLATPKVRGFKSAKPSNQVVSVRDINKNFKAGETVSPRSLLRKGLVSETGKPIKILGQGALNKGLKFDKVKMSEKARERLK, encoded by the coding sequence ATGGCATTATCGCTAAATACAATTTATAGAAGCCGGGGCGTAAAAAAAGCCAAGCGAGTCGGCCGGGGCAATTCTTCGGGGCACGGCACTTATTCGACCCGCGGATTGAAAGGACAAAAGTCCCGTTCGGGCGCTTCCGGATTAAAGAGGCTGGGATTAAAGAGAATGCTTTTGGCGACGCCGAAAGTGAGAGGATTTAAATCAGCCAAGCCGTCCAACCAGGTGGTAAGCGTTCGTGATATCAACAAAAATTTTAAGGCCGGGGAAACGGTCAGCCCTAGGTCCTTACTCCGCAAAGGGCTCGTTTCCGAAACAGGCAAGCCAATAAAAATCTTAGGCCAAGGCGCTTTGAACAAGGGTTTGAAATTCGATAAAGTAAAGATGAGCGAGAAGGCCAGAGAGCGCTTAAAATAA
- the rplP gene encoding 50S ribosomal protein L16: MLMPKRTKFRKMMKGKRGGKATRLVKVSYGSFGLKSMENCWVSSKQIEAARRVMTRYTRKGGKIWIRIFPDKPVTSKGGEMPMGKGKGAVDHYVAVVKPGMIMFEMEGITSEQAREAMEMAAYKLPVKCKFIAK; the protein is encoded by the coding sequence ATGTTAATGCCAAAAAGGACAAAGTTCAGAAAAATGATGAAAGGCAAGCGGGGAGGAAAAGCCACTCGCCTCGTTAAGGTTAGCTACGGAAGCTTCGGATTGAAAAGCATGGAAAATTGCTGGGTCTCTTCAAAACAAATTGAAGCCGCCCGGCGCGTTATGACCCGCTATACGAGAAAAGGCGGAAAAATTTGGATCAGGATTTTTCCCGATAAGCCGGTTACGTCCAAAGGCGGGGAAATGCCGATGGGAAAAGGCAAAGGAGCGGTTGACCATTACGTCGCCGTAGTCAAACCCGGGATGATTATGTTTGAGATGGAAGGAATAACAAGCGAGCAGGCCCGCGAAGCTATGGAAATGGCCGCTTATAAACTGCCGGTTAAGTGCAAGTTTATCGCCAAGTAA
- the rpsJ gene encoding 30S ribosomal protein S10: MRIKVKAFDHKIIDESARTIIETAERSGAKTFGPIPLPVEKKKYTVNRSTFVHKDARDQFEMRIHKRLIDIIDPTAQTIEALSSLTLPAGVDVEIKM, from the coding sequence ATTCGGATTAAGGTAAAAGCTTTTGATCATAAAATTATCGACGAATCAGCCCGGACGATTATTGAAACCGCCGAGCGAAGCGGCGCCAAAACTTTTGGACCGATTCCCCTGCCGGTGGAAAAGAAGAAATATACGGTTAACCGATCGACTTTTGTCCATAAAGACGCCCGAGACCAGTTCGAAATGCGAATCCACAAAAGATTAATTGATATTATCGACCCGACGGCCCAAACGATTGAGGCTCTGTCCTCTTTGACGCTTCCGGCCGGCGTGGATGTGGAAATAAAGATGTAG
- the rplR gene encoding 50S ribosomal protein L18 — protein sequence MSKGISKQLKRQRRKNRIRAKISGTKERPRLSVFKSNKGIYLQLIDDSIGKTLVSARVNELKAVKGMKKTDRGFELGKFLAAKAKEKGIEKIVFDRGGYKFHGRVKAVADGAKEGGLVF from the coding sequence ATGTCGAAAGGAATTTCAAAACAATTAAAAAGACAGCGCCGCAAAAACCGCATCCGCGCTAAAATTTCCGGAACCAAAGAACGTCCGAGGCTTTCAGTATTCAAATCCAATAAAGGGATTTATCTGCAATTGATTGATGACTCAATCGGAAAAACCTTGGTCAGCGCGAGAGTAAATGAACTAAAGGCCGTTAAAGGGATGAAAAAAACCGACCGGGGATTTGAATTGGGGAAATTTTTGGCCGCCAAGGCTAAAGAAAAAGGAATAGAGAAAATCGTATTTGACCGCGGCGGATATAAATTCCACGGCCGGGTTAAGGCGGTGGCGGACGGCGCCAAAGAAGGCGGGCTGGTTTTTTAA
- a CDS encoding type Z 30S ribosomal protein S14 yields MARTAMIAKSKKTPKYSSRKVNRCWRCGRNRAYMRDFNLCRICFRELATQGSIPGVRKSSW; encoded by the coding sequence ATGGCCAGAACGGCAATGATAGCAAAATCGAAGAAAACCCCGAAATATTCATCCCGCAAGGTGAACCGTTGCTGGCGTTGCGGCCGCAACCGGGCCTATATGAGGGACTTTAACCTTTGCCGGATTTGTTTTCGGGAACTGGCGACGCAAGGAAGCATTCCAGGGGTTAGAAAATCTTCCTGGTAA
- the rplD gene encoding 50S ribosomal protein L4 encodes MSIKIKVQNQEGAEVGEMNLSDKVFGVEANNEVLRQVVTAMMANKRKVLAHTKTRSNVRGGGKKPWKQKGTGRARAGTIRSPLWKGGGITFGPLKERNFKLKINKKTNRKAICMVMSDRVKDEKFFVLNELKLEEYKTKKFEEVLNKILGSGKISAQEVKPVGGQGDKAGAKAAKKKEKKRSAIVVLDKKDDKAARSGKNLEGVRVINLDNINVLDLLKYREMIITEPAVKKLEEKYGSSGVKHSQPSARKSKQK; translated from the coding sequence ATGTCAATTAAAATAAAAGTTCAAAACCAAGAAGGCGCGGAAGTCGGAGAAATGAATTTATCCGATAAAGTTTTCGGCGTGGAAGCTAATAACGAAGTTTTGCGCCAGGTGGTAACCGCCATGATGGCCAATAAAAGAAAAGTTTTAGCCCACACCAAAACCCGGTCAAACGTCCGCGGCGGAGGAAAAAAGCCCTGGAAACAAAAAGGGACCGGACGGGCCAGAGCCGGAACAATCCGTTCCCCCTTATGGAAAGGCGGAGGAATCACTTTCGGGCCGTTAAAAGAGCGCAATTTCAAATTGAAAATCAATAAGAAGACGAACCGGAAAGCGATCTGCATGGTAATGTCTGACCGGGTAAAAGATGAAAAGTTTTTTGTTTTGAACGAATTGAAATTGGAAGAATATAAAACCAAAAAATTCGAAGAGGTGTTAAATAAAATTTTAGGAAGCGGGAAAATTTCTGCCCAGGAAGTTAAGCCTGTAGGCGGACAGGGAGACAAAGCAGGCGCCAAAGCCGCCAAAAAGAAAGAAAAGAAAAGAAGCGCCATTGTCGTTTTGGATAAAAAGGACGACAAGGCGGCGAGATCGGGAAAAAATTTAGAAGGAGTCCGGGTGATTAATTTGGACAATATTAATGTTTTGGATTTATTAAAATACCGGGAAATGATAATTACGGAACCGGCAGTAAAAAAATTGGAAGAAAAATACGGCTCGTCCGGCGTTAAGCATAGCCAGCCGTCCGCCAGAAAAAGCAAACAAAAATAA
- the rpmC gene encoding 50S ribosomal protein L29: protein MEMKEIINKSESELQRMLAELRDKLRDSRFKDASKQLKNVRDIRKLREDIARIMTVLNNKKQPARRKGEK from the coding sequence ATGGAAATGAAAGAAATAATAAACAAATCCGAAAGCGAACTGCAAAGAATGCTCGCCGAGTTGCGCGATAAGCTCCGGGATTCGAGGTTTAAGGACGCGTCCAAGCAGTTAAAAAATGTCCGAGACATCCGCAAGCTCCGGGAAGACATCGCAAGAATCATGACCGTATTGAATAATAAAAAACAACCGGCCCGCCGGAAGGGAGAGAAATAA
- the rplN gene encoding 50S ribosomal protein L14 yields the protein MIQVQSRLKVADNSGAKTVMCIRVLAGYKRRYAGVGDMITAAVKEAVPHAPIKKGDVVHCVIVRTKKEIRRADGTYLRFGENACVVIDKAKKEPKGTRVFGPVAREIRKAGYIKIASLAPEVL from the coding sequence ATGATTCAAGTCCAATCGAGATTAAAAGTTGCCGATAATTCAGGAGCAAAGACCGTAATGTGCATCCGGGTTTTGGCCGGCTACAAACGGCGGTATGCCGGAGTAGGCGATATGATTACCGCCGCGGTCAAAGAAGCGGTTCCGCACGCGCCGATAAAAAAAGGCGACGTGGTGCACTGCGTCATTGTCCGGACTAAAAAAGAAATCCGCAGAGCCGACGGGACTTACCTTCGCTTTGGCGAGAATGCCTGCGTCGTAATTGATAAGGCCAAAAAAGAGCCGAAAGGCACCCGCGTATTCGGGCCGGTAGCAAGAGAGATAAGAAAAGCCGGATACATTAAAATCGCGTCCTTGGCTCCAGAAGTTTTGTAG
- the rplF gene encoding 50S ribosomal protein L6, giving the protein MSRLGKLPIELPAGTEVKLQGGFIYVKGPKGELKEKVHEKIKLELGDKEVKVSVANPEEKSERSLWGMFRGLVKNMVDGVNKGFEKKLEISGVGYRAAVSGNKLIVNAGYSHPVEFVLPEGISAKVEGNVITLSGIDKYRVGESAAQVRRIRKPEPYKGKGIKYSDEILRRKAGKTAAK; this is encoded by the coding sequence ATGTCGAGATTAGGAAAATTGCCAATTGAATTGCCGGCCGGGACCGAAGTAAAACTTCAGGGAGGTTTTATATATGTTAAAGGGCCGAAAGGCGAATTAAAAGAAAAAGTCCACGAAAAAATAAAGCTTGAATTGGGCGATAAGGAAGTAAAAGTAAGCGTTGCCAATCCGGAAGAGAAAAGCGAACGCTCGCTTTGGGGAATGTTCCGAGGCCTGGTAAAAAACATGGTTGACGGCGTCAACAAGGGTTTTGAAAAGAAATTAGAAATTTCCGGCGTCGGTTACCGCGCGGCGGTAAGCGGCAACAAACTAATTGTCAATGCCGGCTACTCCCATCCGGTTGAATTCGTTTTGCCGGAAGGGATTTCCGCCAAAGTGGAAGGGAATGTTATTACCCTGTCCGGAATCGATAAATACCGGGTCGGGGAATCGGCGGCGCAAGTGAGAAGAATAAGAAAGCCCGAGCCTTACAAGGGTAAAGGGATAAAATATTCGGATGAGATTTTAAGAAGAAAAGCCGGAAAGACCGCGGCTAAATAA
- the rplB gene encoding 50S ribosomal protein L2, whose amino-acid sequence MAVKKVKPTTPGRRQMTFDDFNDITKTEPEKRLIIFRKQQAGRNSQGKITIRHRGGGARRFIRIVDFKRDKFEVPARVASIEYDPNRGARLALLHYRDGEKRYIIAPVGMNVGDTVVSSKKEAPVKPGNTMPLEFIPAGVFVHNVELEPGQGGKLARGAGNAISVMGIEGKFAQLRMPSKEIRLVKKECLSTIGQVSNPEFKNISYGKAGRKRNLGIRPTVRGTAMNPVDHPHGGGEGKQSIGLKHPKTPWGKPALGVRTRNKRRRSNRLIIKRRSQ is encoded by the coding sequence ATGGCAGTAAAAAAAGTAAAACCAACAACCCCGGGACGGCGTCAAATGACTTTTGACGATTTTAACGATATTACCAAAACCGAACCGGAAAAGCGGCTTATAATTTTCAGAAAACAGCAGGCCGGAAGAAATTCCCAGGGAAAAATTACCATCCGCCACAGAGGCGGCGGCGCCCGGCGCTTTATTCGAATCGTTGATTTTAAGCGCGATAAGTTCGAAGTGCCGGCTCGAGTCGCTTCAATTGAATATGATCCGAACCGCGGAGCGCGGCTGGCCTTGCTTCATTATCGGGACGGAGAAAAGAGATATATTATCGCCCCGGTGGGAATGAATGTCGGCGACACGGTAGTGAGTTCAAAGAAAGAAGCTCCGGTTAAGCCGGGAAATACTATGCCCTTGGAATTTATCCCGGCCGGCGTTTTTGTCCACAATGTCGAGTTAGAACCCGGGCAAGGCGGTAAATTGGCCCGTGGAGCCGGAAACGCGATTTCGGTCATGGGCATTGAAGGAAAATTCGCCCAGCTTCGGATGCCATCAAAGGAAATCCGGCTGGTAAAAAAAGAATGCCTTTCAACTATCGGACAAGTTTCCAACCCGGAATTTAAAAATATTTCTTACGGAAAAGCCGGAAGAAAAAGGAATTTAGGCATCCGCCCGACTGTCCGCGGAACGGCCATGAATCCGGTTGACCACCCGCACGGAGGCGGAGAAGGAAAGCAATCAATCGGCCTTAAGCACCCGAAAACTCCGTGGGGCAAACCAGCTTTGGGCGTCCGGACCCGGAATAAAAGAAGAAGATCCAACAGGTTAATTATAAAGAGAAGAAGCCAGTAA
- the rplX gene encoding 50S ribosomal protein L24, whose product MNIKKGDKVKILAGKDKGKTGKVLQVFPPKNRASIEGINLLIKHLRPRRQGETGQRIEFPAPLNVSNLMLICSKCGKPTRVNYKITVSPDGKKKKFRECKKCKGIID is encoded by the coding sequence ATGAATATAAAAAAAGGCGACAAGGTGAAAATTCTAGCAGGAAAAGACAAGGGTAAAACCGGAAAAGTTTTACAGGTTTTTCCGCCCAAAAATCGCGCCAGCATCGAAGGCATTAATTTGCTTATTAAGCATTTGCGCCCAAGACGCCAAGGCGAGACCGGGCAGAGAATTGAATTTCCGGCCCCGTTAAACGTTTCTAATTTGATGCTTATTTGCTCGAAATGCGGAAAACCGACCCGGGTGAATTATAAAATCACCGTTTCGCCGGACGGAAAGAAAAAGAAGTTCCGGGAATGCAAAAAATGCAAAGGCATAATCGACTAA
- the rplW gene encoding 50S ribosomal protein L23 has protein sequence MASALFGKQEPASAKEAADKEKKAVKKADKKPASVSNAPAKDEKEKTSMKDLYSGAAAKESQGAKPGEKRKLGQAYRVLVKPLVTEKASILGSGNKYLFSVARHTNKIEVAKAIFEVYGIKPIKVNMINNMGKKVRYGRISGERKSWKKAIVTLPEGKSINVYEGV, from the coding sequence ATGGCAAGCGCATTATTCGGAAAACAAGAACCCGCCTCCGCCAAAGAAGCGGCGGACAAGGAAAAAAAGGCGGTAAAAAAAGCTGACAAAAAACCGGCTAGTGTTTCCAATGCGCCGGCTAAGGATGAGAAGGAAAAAACCAGCATGAAAGATTTGTATTCGGGAGCGGCCGCGAAAGAAAGCCAAGGAGCGAAGCCCGGGGAAAAAAGAAAACTCGGCCAAGCTTACCGGGTTTTAGTTAAGCCTTTAGTAACGGAAAAAGCCTCGATTTTAGGTTCGGGGAACAAATATCTTTTTTCCGTCGCCCGACACACCAATAAGATTGAAGTGGCTAAAGCGATTTTTGAAGTTTACGGAATTAAACCGATAAAAGTAAACATGATTAATAATATGGGAAAGAAAGTCCGATACGGGCGCATATCCGGAGAAAGAAAAAGCTGGAAGAAAGCCATTGTTACTTTGCCCGAAGGAAAAAGCATTAATGTTTACGAGGGAGTATAA
- the secY gene encoding preprotein translocase subunit SecY, with protein sequence MLEKFTQIWKAKDLRKSILFVLAILALDRFAAHIPIPGVDVNALKDFFDSNQILGLLNIFSGGGMENFSIIMMGVAPYITSSIVFQLLTMIVPSLEEMNKEETGRQKIQMWTRWLTVPLAMLQSYSMITLLRRSSIHILGDVSAVQLLGMIITITAGTVFLMWLGELINEKKVGNGISLLIFAGIVSRLPQDVQQFLATYDPSQLFMVIGFIIIALVTVVGVVIITEGQRNIPVQYARQIRGNRVYGGTSTHLPLRVNMAGVIPIIFAISIILFPSMVAQFFVQAKSAWLSNGAHWVINLFQNQLFYGISYFILVFAFTYFYTEVIFHPTKIAENLQKQGGFIPGIRPGTQTSDYLANTTHKIIFIGALFLGVIAVLPLIMRYFTGAQALSIGGTSLLIVVSVVIETMKQVESQLTMREYEG encoded by the coding sequence ATGTTAGAAAAATTCACCCAAATTTGGAAAGCCAAGGATTTAAGGAAAAGCATCCTTTTCGTTTTGGCGATTTTGGCTCTTGACCGGTTCGCCGCCCATATCCCGATCCCCGGCGTGGACGTAAACGCGCTTAAGGATTTTTTTGATTCCAACCAGATTCTTGGGCTTTTAAATATATTTTCCGGCGGCGGAATGGAGAATTTTTCCATCATCATGATGGGCGTCGCCCCTTATATTACTTCTTCAATCGTTTTCCAGCTCTTGACGATGATTGTCCCAAGCCTTGAAGAAATGAATAAGGAAGAGACCGGGCGCCAAAAAATCCAGATGTGGACGCGCTGGCTAACGGTCCCGTTAGCGATGCTCCAGTCATATTCGATGATCACCCTGCTTCGCCGTTCGTCAATTCATATTTTGGGGGATGTTTCCGCTGTACAGCTTTTAGGGATGATTATTACTATTACAGCCGGAACGGTATTTTTAATGTGGCTCGGAGAACTGATTAACGAAAAAAAAGTCGGCAACGGAATTTCGCTTCTGATTTTTGCCGGGATCGTTTCCCGCCTGCCCCAAGACGTCCAGCAATTTTTAGCCACTTACGATCCGTCCCAACTCTTTATGGTTATCGGTTTTATTATTATCGCTTTGGTAACGGTTGTCGGGGTGGTAATCATTACCGAAGGCCAAAGGAATATTCCGGTCCAATACGCAAGGCAAATAAGGGGCAACCGCGTTTACGGCGGGACTTCGACCCATCTGCCGCTTCGGGTCAATATGGCCGGCGTTATCCCGATTATCTTCGCGATTTCCATAATTTTATTCCCGTCCATGGTGGCCCAGTTTTTTGTCCAGGCTAAAAGCGCCTGGCTTTCTAACGGCGCCCACTGGGTAATTAATCTTTTTCAAAACCAGCTTTTTTACGGAATTTCTTATTTCATCCTGGTTTTCGCCTTCACTTATTTTTATACCGAGGTGATTTTTCATCCGACAAAAATCGCCGAAAACCTCCAAAAGCAAGGCGGGTTCATCCCCGGCATCCGGCCCGGCACCCAGACTTCCGATTATTTGGCCAATACGACCCATAAAATCATCTTTATCGGCGCCCTGTTTTTGGGCGTTATCGCCGTCTTACCTTTGATCATGCGTTATTTTACCGGCGCCCAAGCCCTATCGATCGGCGGAACCAGCCTTTTGATCGTCGTGTCCGTAGTCATTGAAACCATGAAGCAGGTGGAATCCCAGCTGACGATGCGCGAATACGAAGGCTGA
- the rplE gene encoding 50S ribosomal protein L5: MRLKEKYQKQIVPKMKEKFGYKNGMEVPRIIKATINVGVGRNSKDHKYVDEVVKSIIQISGQKPVQTKAKKSIASFKLRQGTITGVMATLRGRRMYDFLEKLVNISFPRVRDFRGISASQVDRTGNLTVGFKENIVFPEISQDEVENIHGLEISVTTNAKTREEGLELLKLIGFPFKEEEKKG; this comes from the coding sequence ATGAGACTTAAGGAAAAATACCAAAAACAAATCGTGCCGAAAATGAAAGAGAAGTTCGGCTATAAAAATGGAATGGAAGTGCCTCGAATCATAAAGGCGACGATTAATGTCGGCGTGGGAAGGAATTCCAAAGATCATAAATACGTGGATGAAGTGGTAAAAAGCATTATCCAGATTTCGGGCCAAAAGCCGGTCCAGACCAAGGCCAAGAAATCAATCGCTTCCTTTAAGTTAAGGCAAGGGACGATTACCGGGGTGATGGCGACTTTGCGTGGCCGGAGAATGTATGATTTTCTGGAAAAATTGGTTAATATATCTTTTCCGCGGGTAAGGGATTTTCGGGGGATTAGCGCGTCGCAAGTTGACCGGACCGGAAATTTAACTGTCGGATTTAAAGAGAATATAGTTTTTCCCGAGATAAGCCAGGATGAAGTCGAGAATATCCACGGCCTGGAAATAAGCGTTACGACTAATGCCAAGACCAGGGAAGAAGGATTAGAATTATTAAAACTAATTGGCTTTCCTTTTAAGGAAGAGGAAAAAAAAGGCTAG
- the rpsQ gene encoding 30S ribosomal protein S17 codes for MENNKSKKTAKSRKFLGVVVSDKMQKTIVVRVNRTKMHPRYKKRYVVSERYKVHDEKDQYKEGDKVQFVECRPLSKDKRWKVVY; via the coding sequence ATGGAGAACAATAAATCCAAAAAAACAGCAAAGTCAAGAAAATTTTTAGGAGTGGTGGTTTCTGATAAGATGCAGAAGACTATTGTAGTCCGGGTTAACCGGACAAAAATGCATCCCCGCTATAAAAAAAGATATGTCGTTTCCGAAAGGTATAAAGTCCATGATGAAAAGGACCAATACAAAGAAGGCGACAAGGTCCAGTTCGTTGAATGCCGCCCCTTGTCCAAAGATAAAAGATGGAAAGTTGTATATTAA
- the rpsE gene encoding 30S ribosomal protein S5: protein MENEKKENSIEEKNGQPEANEKTGNGAGADAGAGIAVAPEIKANPEVNAVKEAEAAKAEPAKSGAPVQAQRGGFGGARRGGFRGGFGGGRPGGRPGGGRRGGRDEMKDEYDQKIIDIARVTRVMAGGKRMRFRACVAIGNKAGTVGIGVAKGADVSGAVTKAVNKAKKNLIKIKIVNDTIPHEVRVKVGAAKLMFKPAKTGRGVIAGGAVRAVIELAGIKNIVSKILGTNNKLNNVKCAIEGLRSLKYAEPKAVPAKAEKQ from the coding sequence ATGGAGAATGAAAAAAAAGAAAATTCAATAGAAGAAAAGAACGGACAGCCGGAGGCGAATGAAAAAACCGGAAACGGCGCCGGAGCGGATGCTGGCGCGGGAATTGCTGTCGCGCCGGAAATTAAAGCAAATCCGGAAGTTAATGCTGTCAAAGAGGCGGAAGCGGCTAAAGCTGAACCCGCGAAGTCCGGCGCTCCAGTCCAAGCCCAAAGAGGCGGATTCGGCGGCGCCCGAAGGGGCGGCTTTAGAGGTGGATTCGGCGGAGGCCGGCCAGGAGGTAGGCCGGGCGGCGGAAGAAGAGGCGGACGCGACGAAATGAAAGATGAGTACGATCAGAAGATTATCGATATTGCCCGCGTAACAAGGGTTATGGCCGGCGGAAAGAGAATGCGTTTTCGCGCTTGCGTAGCCATCGGAAATAAAGCCGGGACGGTCGGCATCGGAGTCGCCAAAGGGGCGGATGTTTCGGGCGCGGTTACCAAAGCCGTAAATAAGGCCAAGAAGAACCTGATTAAAATTAAAATTGTTAACGATACTATTCCCCATGAAGTCCGGGTTAAAGTCGGCGCGGCAAAGTTAATGTTTAAGCCGGCAAAAACCGGCCGGGGAGTAATTGCCGGCGGAGCGGTCCGGGCGGTAATTGAATTGGCCGGAATAAAGAACATCGTGTCCAAGATTCTCGGAACCAATAATAAGCTGAATAACGTCAAATGCGCGATAGAAGGTTTGAGATCGCTAAAATACGCCGAGCCCAAAGCGGTTCCGGCTAAGGCGGAAAAACAGTAA
- the rpsC gene encoding 30S ribosomal protein S3 — protein sequence MGQKVNPKGFRVGVIKTWSSRWFSDDKKQYIKNLEEDVKVSKFLTRELREAGIDRVEIERNANKITINIHTGKPGFIIGRSGKGIEDLKIKIHKKFLCHYRPSDININVSEVDRPSLSAQIVVQQIAADLEKRIAFRRTMKQAVQRVERAGALGVKVLVKGRLNGAEIAREEKLASGSIPLHTLRADINYARGTAFTTYGAIGIKVWIYRGEVFKKADNGKGEVVGRRKS from the coding sequence ATGGGACAGAAAGTAAATCCAAAAGGATTCAGAGTGGGAGTAATCAAGACCTGGTCGTCTCGGTGGTTTTCTGATGACAAAAAGCAATATATAAAAAATCTGGAAGAAGATGTTAAAGTAAGTAAATTTTTAACCCGGGAGCTTCGCGAAGCCGGCATCGACCGGGTGGAAATCGAAAGAAACGCCAATAAGATTACGATAAATATCCATACCGGCAAGCCGGGTTTCATAATCGGGCGAAGCGGAAAAGGAATTGAAGATTTAAAAATAAAAATCCATAAGAAATTTTTATGTCACTACCGGCCGTCAGACATCAACATTAACGTTTCCGAAGTTGACCGCCCGAGTTTATCCGCCCAAATTGTAGTTCAGCAAATCGCGGCCGACCTTGAAAAAAGAATCGCTTTCCGGAGGACGATGAAGCAGGCCGTCCAAAGAGTGGAGCGGGCCGGAGCTTTGGGAGTAAAAGTGCTGGTTAAAGGAAGATTAAACGGAGCCGAAATCGCGAGAGAAGAAAAATTAGCTTCCGGCAGTATTCCTTTGCATACCTTGAGAGCCGATATTAATTACGCCCGCGGAACGGCTTTTACCACCTACGGAGCCATCGGCATAAAAGTCTGGATTTACCGCGGAGAAGTTTTTAAAAAAGCCGATAACGGCAAAGGCGAAGTGGTTGGAAGAAGAAAATCATAA
- the rpsS gene encoding 30S ribosomal protein S19: MSRSLKKGPYINQRILKKIMNLRQGDKTVIRVWDRACTISPEMVGFTIGVHNGKQHVPVFVTENMVGHRLGEFAMTRKFVSHGGKIAKEQARGAVVPK; the protein is encoded by the coding sequence ATGTCCAGATCACTAAAAAAAGGACCCTACATAAATCAGCGAATATTAAAGAAAATAATGAATCTGCGCCAAGGCGATAAGACCGTTATTCGCGTTTGGGATCGGGCTTGCACAATTTCCCCGGAAATGGTAGGGTTTACTATCGGGGTGCATAACGGAAAGCAGCATGTCCCCGTTTTTGTTACGGAAAATATGGTTGGACACCGTTTAGGCGAATTCGCTATGACCCGGAAATTCGTTTCCCACGGCGGAAAGATTGCCAAAGAACAGGCCAGGGGAGCCGTAGTGCCGAAATAA